The stretch of DNA GATTCGCAAAAATTCGGCTAATGTTTTCTGAAATTCGGTCTCGCCCGCGCGGAGGAGGGGTCTGGGGAGGAATCCGCGCGGGCTTCTGAATTTCTGGTTTTGGTGGTTATAATTTTAAATAGGACATTCCTGAAATAAAAATTCCATCTTCATCGATGTGAAGCATTGGGAGATTTTTATTCAATCACAAATTAGACATTCCGCTCCATTTGCCACTCTTTTTTAAGGCTTCTTGAAGTTCAGAGGGAAGTCCATTATACCAACCTCCACCACGCACAAATTTAACACCCGTTTCCGCTAACTGCGATTCTGCTGTTTCAAGTTCTTTTAAAATTTTAGGATCTCGATCTTCATAAGATTTATTTTTCAACCAACCCCATCTAGTGACGCATATAAATACAAGATCCACTTGTCTTTGCAATTGCAACAAGTGTTCTTGTTCTGGAAGTTGAGAAACAATATTTGTGTCTTTTTCCATGGGTAATTCGTCAGATTATTCTAAAGTAACCTATGTATATATTATATATTTTTGGAATAAAAAACAAGGATTTTTTACAGTTGGTTATTAGTGATGCAGTAACTGATTGAACTTGTTTTAAGATTGTAAAATCTGTGTAAAGTACCAGGTGGGTATACTAGGGCAGATGGAACAAGAGTAATATATCTTTAATGATTATTAACACTCTTGTTCTATGGTCGCACTCTTAAACCAAATACCATCGGAAGCTAAAATTAGGCAACAATTAAGGAAAATCGTCTTCGGCAAGAATCTCCACTGTCCCCGATGCCGCAAACGTGATGTTTACAGTTCCGAAGGTCGGTATCGCTGCAGGAAATGCCGTAAGCCCTTTAGCTTACTGACCGGCACATGGCTGGAAGGCATGAAACTAAATCTTAGAACCTTTTATGCATTGCTGTGGTGCTGGACCCAAAAGATCCCGGTACTGCAAAGCCAGAAACTCTGCCATGTAGGAGAAGAAGCGGTATACCAGTGGTTTCGGCAGTTTCGATTGCATTTGCCTGATTTACAGCCGATTTTGAACGGTAAAGTCCAAATGGACGAAGCTTACTTTAAACAAATTTCATTACTATTAGCTAAACAGGTAGGAAGTAAAAAACTAGCGCACCAAGTTATTTTTAAAAATTCAGTTAACAAGACCGAAGCCACGCGATTCATTTTTCAAAGCATAGAGCCGCACACCAAGCTACAAACCGATGGATCTGGCATTTACAAACAAATTGAGCAGTGGTGGCAAGTTAAACACAAGGTCGACATTCATAAAAAATTTGAGTTCGGCTTAACTTCCGAGATTGAAGGCATGTTCGGCAACCTTAGGACTTTTATCCGCAGGATGTATCACCATACTACCCCTAAATACCTACCTGAATACGTGAGTGAATTTTGCCTCAGATTTTCCTCACCGGAAATCTTCAGTTCGCCCAATGATTACTTATCTAAAACATTAAAGCCTGTTCCATTTGACTAGGTATACCCTACCAGGTTGGCTTGACAAATGTTATCATATTATGATATAATCTTTAGCGGAGGTTCTATGACACCATACCAAGAGTTACTTGCGTACGTTCACTCGGTTACCGGGATCAGCACGGAATCCCTTGATGGATTATTCCTTCTGATCTTCGCGGCACTCTTTCTTGCCCTTTTATTAGGAGCAGCAAAGCTTGTTGCAGTAATAGATATCCCGGGCGACGACCAAGAGTTTTAGTCAAAAAAACAGGCTGGAGAGTCCGACCGCGAAGCCTTTCTGCGTAAGCAGAAGAAGTCCATTAGAGGGAAACCTTGACCGGACACCGATATGGATGATTCGGAGAACCAAACTCCGACCAGGACCTTCGGGTAATCAAATACAAACCGCACCTAGTGCGTAAACTAAGGAGGCCACATGTTGGCTAACATTGAGAATTCGGAGAGGTTCGTCCATGTGCTGCGTGCAGCATACCAGGAGTTCACGGTGAGTATCGAAAGTGGTCCCAGAGGCCACCGACGAGAAAACGAATTCATCATCGCACGCTGGGACGAAAACGAGCCGATCAATTCGGGTCTCGAATTTCCGTTTTTCCAGATCTTCGAATCCTTCGGGGTTGCCCAAGGTCTGGCGATCGAGCTCAATAAGCAGACTCGGATCATGGTACGAGGCAGACGGCACGAAGCTAACGGCGGGAACTTCGATTCTTGCGCCGCCAAGAGTTTCCAACCGTACCGGACCAAAAAGGTTCTCGTGACTCGTGTCCGATGCTCGTGCTGCAACAAACCACCAAGCCATCGGCGAATCGATGGTGTGACGATAGAGTATGTTTGCGAACAACACGACACGTTCTACCGTCAGGAGGAAGCAAGAGAATTTCTCCAGTAACACTGGAAATCAACGCCGCCGGGTACAACTCGGCGGCGTTTTTACTTTTTATAAATCCCTGTTTCTAAAATTATAACCACCAAAACCAGAAATTCAGAAGCCCGCGCGGATTCCTCCCCAGACCCCTCCTCCGCGCGGGCGAGACCGAATTTCAGAAAACATTAGCCGAATTTTTGCGAATCCTTTTCCCCAGAAAAATTGTTTCGCAAAAATTCGTCCGCTTTATTTATTTTGAAAATAGGTTCTAACTTGGTACAATAGAGACACCAATAGGGAACTCAACGGTTTTTTGGAAGCCAAAATGCGGGACGCGCGAAGCGCGTCCCAAGGATTCCCGCCGAATTTTCCAAACGAATTCAGAATTTTTGGCGCGCTTGCGCGCACTAATTTTTCGCCAAGAAGCAGGTTCGAAATCAGAAGCAATTTTGACATAGTATTTGCTTTGATACAAAAAGAATTTTTGTCCTTTTTTCAAAAGTGGTATACTGGCTACGCAGACAATTATTATTAGTTAATCAGCAGGAATAGCTACATTGGTAACAATTTGATTAACGTTGAATTGTCTGCACCAGTGTAGCTATTCCTGTTCCAAAAATATTATGCAAAAATACTTTTTGTATGCTCGCAAGTCAACCGATGTCGAAGACAAACAGGTTTTATCAATTGACGCACAACTTACCGAATTGCGGGAGTTTGCCAAGAGAGAAAATCTGAACATCGCCCAAGAGTTTATCGAAAAACAATCTGCCAAAGTTCCAGGTCGTCCTATTTTTAATGAAATGATGAAGCGTGTCGAAAAGGGCGATGCAGATTGTATTCTCTCTTGGCACCCTGATCGTTTAGCCCGCAATTCGGTGGACGGTGGAAAGATTGTCTACTTTTTAGACATCGGATTGCTTGCGAGCCTAAAGTTCCCACAGTTTTGGTTTGAAAGTACGCCACAGGGCAAATTTACGCTTTCCATGGCGTTTGTACAAAGCAAATACTATGTAGATTCTCTTTCCGAAAATACGAAACGCGGACTTCGCCAAAAAGTACGCATGGGAATATTTCCAAGCCAAGCTCCTCTGGGGTATCTCAACGATTCACGAACAAAGACGATTGTGGTGGAAAAGAAAAAATCTCGTATCGTTCGCTTGGCTTTTGAAAAATACACGAAAGGTAATATGCGACTGGAAGATGTATCAACTTTTTTGGCGAAATCCGGCGTTACCACTAGAACCGGAAAGAGAATCTCCAAAACCAAAGCGTCTTTTATCCTCTCAAATCCATTTTACATCGGTTTGTTTAAGTATGGTGGTGAAATCCACGAAGGTAAGCACGAGCCAATCATTTCAAAGAAACTTTTTGATGAAGCACAGGCAATGTTGAAGTTTCGCGGACAACCTGAAAGAAAACCACAAAATGAACCTCAACCATTTTGTGGACTTATTTCCTGTGCTTCATGCGG from Candidatus Paceibacterota bacterium encodes:
- a CDS encoding recombinase family protein, encoding MQKYFLYARKSTDVEDKQVLSIDAQLTELREFAKRENLNIAQEFIEKQSAKVPGRPIFNEMMKRVEKGDADCILSWHPDRLARNSVDGGKIVYFLDIGLLASLKFPQFWFESTPQGKFTLSMAFVQSKYYVDSLSENTKRGLRQKVRMGIFPSQAPLGYLNDSRTKTIVVEKKKSRIVRLAFEKYTKGNMRLEDVSTFLAKSGVTTRTGKRISKTKASFILSNPFYIGLFKYGGEIHEGKHEPIISKKLFDEAQAMLKFRGQPERKPQNEPQPFCGLISCASCGMMITGEYKVKKQKNGNVHEYIYYHCSKKRKDFDCPEPCIRQEELDRQLSSLIQKVSLPKDWAEELNRLALQDHGKSAQSLAVCVKEKQDAISTINIKLERLLNGYLEQDIEREIYRDEKAKLLLRKKSLDEEMSSLSRKQNTWLEPFQNWLTVVQGLDKIASDSDLFAKKVCAKEIFGSNLLLGEKLVRASAPKILNSFGKFGGNPWDALRASRILASKKPMSSLMVPGVRLELTSR
- a CDS encoding IS1595 family transposase, whose protein sequence is MVALLNQIPSEAKIRQQLRKIVFGKNLHCPRCRKRDVYSSEGRYRCRKCRKPFSLLTGTWLEGMKLNLRTFYALLWCWTQKIPVLQSQKLCHVGEEAVYQWFRQFRLHLPDLQPILNGKVQMDEAYFKQISLLLAKQVGSKKLAHQVIFKNSVNKTEATRFIFQSIEPHTKLQTDGSGIYKQIEQWWQVKHKVDIHKKFEFGLTSEIEGMFGNLRTFIRRMYHHTTPKYLPEYVSEFCLRFSSPEIFSSPNDYLSKTLKPVPFD